The following nucleotide sequence is from Flavobacteriales bacterium.
GTCTTCTTTTTTGATAACCTCCTTGAAGACCATCACAAACCGTTTTTTGTCGAAATAGATGACCTTGTAAACCTTCATATACTTCCTGGTGGGTACATATAATATGCTATCTGCCGGAGAAATTTCGCAGGGATAGTATAGTACCTTTTGTTCCGTAGGTCGTTGGGTTTTTTTATCCGTATAACGGATGGTGGAGATCAGTTCATTCCTGGGTGTATAGCGCCAATGGTCGACAAAACTGGTATCCGTACCACAGGTGTCGAACAAGACCTGCACATTTACAGGTGGTGTTCTTCTCATGCGGATCGTATCTCCGGGATAGTATAATTGTTTGGCATGGCAGGAGTACCATTCACCGGTGAAGGTGGTTTGATTAAAACCCTGCGCCTGAACTTCGGAAAAAATGGATTGGCCGGATATCAGGACCAATAGTAAATAAATGTAAAACCATCTCATGCGCTAAATATCGGTGTTTTTGCGGATAACCACTGCTACGGTCATGCCGGATATCCACAATAGGGTGTTGGCGGGATGGCAATCCGGCGGACGTCCTGCATTTTTATTACCTTAACCACATGCAGAAAGTAAAAGTGTTGGGTGGCGTCCTGATCTACCTTATTGTTTTACTCGTTTTTATGAAATTGGCATCTGCAGGTGCAGCTCATATGGCTGACCGGCACTTTGGTGAGACTATTAACCTGGTTGAAATGCTGCCATATTTCATGAGCATTGTGGGCTATATGGCGGTGCGTATATACTACTTCATCCTTATTTCGTCATTGGTCATGTTCGGTACATTGGTTTGGGCGCGGAAGAGAAAACATACGCTCCTGGAACAAGTAATGATGTGGTGCCTTGCCCTGAATGTTATCGTCGTTGGTTTAAGCTGGATGATTGCTTAGTGATACATATTATCTCATATTAGTTTTATATATTTGGGAAAATATGTCGCCATGTCCTACCTCGCAGAAAACCTCCGTCACCTAAGGCACAAGGCTGGTGTCTCCCAGCAAAAACTGGCGGATACCCTCATCATCACCCGGGCCAGATTGGCCAAATATGAAGAGGGGAAGTCCGAACCTCCGCTGGATATTCTGCTACGAATCACCCGCCATTTTCATGTGAGTATGGATGTGCTGGTAGGTGTGGATCTAAGAAAGGTTTCCATGGAGCAACTCCTGGAAATGGGTGCAAACAGGATACTGCTTCCCATCACCGTTGACGGGAGTGGTGCCGAACCCATTGAGGTGATCCCGCACAAGGCCAAGGCAGGTTATATGAATGGCTACAGTGACCCGGAGTACATCGAGAACCTTCAGCAGATGCAATTGCCATTCATGCCCGTCGGAAAACACCGGGCCTTTCCCATCGAAGGGGATTCCATGCCGCCACTCAAAGAAGGTTCCTATGTGGTGGGGCGCTATGTGGAAACCCTGGGGGAGATTCGTGACGGAAGGACCTACATCATACTCAGCCGCAATGATGGCATTGTGTATAAACGGGTCTACAACAAAACAAACGAAGACGGCTTCCTTCATCTTTATTCAGATAACCCGGCTTATCCTCCGTTCACCGTTGCACCGGAAGATGTGCTGGAGATATGGGAGTTTACCTGCTCTATCA
It contains:
- a CDS encoding LexA family transcriptional regulator, encoding MSYLAENLRHLRHKAGVSQQKLADTLIITRARLAKYEEGKSEPPLDILLRITRHFHVSMDVLVGVDLRKVSMEQLLEMGANRILLPITVDGSGAEPIEVIPHKAKAGYMNGYSDPEYIENLQQMQLPFMPVGKHRAFPIEGDSMPPLKEGSYVVGRYVETLGEIRDGRTYIILSRNDGIVYKRVYNKTNEDGFLHLYSDNPAYPPFTVAPEDVLEIWEFTCSINTREYQPEDLNLDSIRDMFRQLRIELAEVRSFMQTS